The nucleotide window TCCATCCGCCAGCATAGAGAGGACGTGTGCCATCTAACGGCACAGGTCCAGAAAGGAATTTTGCCGCGAAAAGGCGCAAAAGACGCAAAAAGGAACTGGAAAAACTGTGAGAGAAATCATGGAACTCTGCGACGTGGTTCGGGAAAAGGGCTTTGCGATTCACCGTTATCATAAGCACGGGCACCTGCTGTCCGTTCTTGCGCCTTTTCGCGGCTGATTTCCCGGGGGTGTTACAATGCGCTCATCGTGAGAAGAAAGGGTCAGCCCATAGATTGGTTCGGTCTTGGCCTCATGCCATTGCCTTAATGCCCAACTGCTCTTGGCCAGCACCGGGGGCGGAACTCCGCCGCATGTGGTTGTACAGGTTGGTGTTGGCGCCTTTGGAGGTGCCCAGGCGCACCCGGGAACCGGGAGTGTTGACCCGAGCAGGCCGCTGATGCATAAATCGTCTTACCCACAAAACGGGGCGAGGGAGACCGGCCTCGGCCACCGGCTGCCCGGTTTCCTTCGTTCCAATTCATTATCGCAACCTCCCCACTCCAGGCTCCGGTCTCCAGCCTCCAGCCTGCTCCCCACCATGCCCTCGGAACCGTAAAAGAAATCAAAGAAACAAGTTGACGCATCTCATAGCAGGAAATCGCGTTTTGCGCGTCCGCCCGTCCTGAGCGCTGCGCGAGTGATCCTCCTGAGTTCTGACGCCTCATGTTCGCCGCGACGAGGCACAAAGGGCGCACAGAAAATTGTGAGTTTTAGCTTTTTGCGATTTCTGGGGCTCTTGGCGGCCAATTTCATCGACGTGAATAGTCAGGCCCGGATTGCCGTCGAACCGCTACACAATATGAAGCTCATTAACCATCTCGGATGCGCCCTCTTGCTTTGCTTGACGCAATTCTCCACGGCTGCCGAGCCGATGCGCCTGGATGATACGGAGTTTCAACGCAAATTCCGCACCTGCAAAAATGAACGGGACGACGCCGAAAGGCACCGCCGGTTTTCGGAAATGGCACGCGCGTACCGCCTCACCAGCCTCCAGGTGAAAGCCATCACGCAAAGCATGCGGAACGACGACGCGCGGCTTGAATTTGCGACTGCGGCTTTCCCGAGGACGCTGGATCCGGAGAACTTTTATGAGGTGTACGACGCCTTTGACACTTTCTCAAAGGTTATGCGTTTGCACGACCGCGTCCGTCCGATAGAACGACAGGCAGCGCCGATTGGATATGTGCCGCCACTGGTCGATAAGGAGGAATTCGGGGGCATCGTGAAATCGCTGCGTGGTGAGTCTTTCGACAATACCAGAACGCAGGTCGCGCGGCAGATCTTCACTACCAGCCGTGGTTTGTTTCTCTCAGCGCAGGTGAAGCAGATTCTAGATCTGTTCGACTTTGAGCAAAACAAGCTCGCGATGGCAAAGCTTGCCTACGAGTTTACCTTCGACAAAGAGAAGTACTACCTTGTGAACGAGGCTTTCGGATTCGAGAACAGCAAAACGGAGCTGTCCCGCTACATCGAGGAATCGAACAAGAAAAAGACGCCTCGGCCGGCGAACCGGGTCAATCCATAGATTGGTTCATTCTGGGGTTGTCGCCACCGCGGGCTTTAGGCAGACAACCCACATGCTACGCCAACTCCTTCTTCAATATCCCGGCGCCATCTACCCCGTCATGTCCCGGGGCAACCGCCGGGGGAAGATTCTTCCCGATAACGTGGACCGGCAGGATTTCATCAAGACCCTGGCCGAAGCGTTTCAGAATACCGGCTGGCAGGTGCATGCCTGTTGTTTGATGCCCAACCACTTTCACCTCACCCGGGCAGCGCTCAGTAGCTACGGGCGCGCAGCAAGCAATCTATCAGTTTGGAAAGGGCGGTCTGCGGACCCGCATGGAGTGGGGTCCCGCCGACACCGAAGAGGGCACTATCCCGCCCCCCTGTGATACGCGCCACCATCAGTAACGTAGCCAACAGGCCAACCCGCGCGACAATAGCCCTCGCGGTTGCAGACCTCAGCCCCAACCCACAGGGCATGCTCGGCACCCCGCCCCGGCTCGATCAGTCGGTGGACGCCATCCCCTCCCGACTCACACCGCCGGAACCCGGGTGTCTTGAGTCCGGCTTCTCTTGAGCCCTCCCTGGCGCCGGCCCGTGCCACCCGGTGGCGCAGGCCCTGGCCCCGGCCGCCAGCCCCAAAAGGTAGCCGCAGAAGGTATCTTCACCCATACGGGCACCGGTGCTACCGTCCAGGTGCGTGATTCGAAGCATCCACCTGTCAGCCGCCTGCCGCTCAGAAGCAGGCCGGACAGCCCGCCCTAAAGCCGCGTCTGGCCGGGGCCCCCTCCGGGTCCCGGCCATCACGTGGCCGGGGGCTGGCCGTCCAGTGGCCGTCCAGTGGCCGTCTCGGTGCCGCTCTGACCCCGTTTCCTGATCAGTTATGGCATTCAAACTGTTCCCCACCGGCCTATCAGTTAGTTCTTGTCAATCGGCGGCACGATCCCGAGGTCCTCGGCGATGTCAATCGGCCCGCTCATTTCATCCTTTCCCCAACCGATCCTCCCGCAATACGGTTGCCGTCATGAAGCCGAAACTCTCCGTCATCCCGGCCCTCGCTGGCACCATTCTGCTTGGAGGCCTAGTGCTCCCGATCCACTCTCTCGCTGCCGAGCCCAAACAGCCCGGGACCGCTCTTCCCGTTTTCACCAACGTCACGCCCGCCGAGGTGGACGCCTTCCTGGCCAGGTGGAACCCGGTGTTCAAGGAACAGGCCAGCAAGGAGTTTGGGTTCCTGCGGGCGATGGACCAAATGCTCAAGGCGGAAACCAACGCGACCCGGTTGCTGAACCGATTGCTCGGGGCTATGCAACGCGAACCGCAGGGTTTGTGGGTGTCCGGCCTGAAGATGTTGTCGCAGCCCGCAGGAGGCACCACCCTGCCGCCGGTGCAATTGCTGGGCGCATGGAAACAGGCTTGTGCCACCTTGGAGAAAGCAGCCCAGGCTGCGCCGAAGGACGAACTGATCCGGGAAGAGCTCGCACAAGCCCGGCAAGGCTTCGTGGCCGCCTGCCTGGACACCGGACGCGACTTGGGCGACGCGCAGGTTGCAGCCCGCCAGATGCTCGCCAGCACGACGACCAACAGCTGGAACTATGGGAACGTCGTTTACGATGCGCACTCGGCCCTGGGCCGCATCGCACTGCAGAAGGGGGATCGCGCCACGGCTCGCCAGGAACTGCGCGCCGCCGGACGCACGCCGGGTTCGCCCCAGCTCAACAGTTTCGGCCCGCAATTCACCCTCGCCCGCGTACTGCTGGAGCAGGCGCAACCCGCCGATCGCGAGGCCGTGGTTGCGTTTCTCGACGATGTCGTGCAGTTCTGGGCCAACCTCGACAAGGCGCCCGCCTACCGCCGGGACGGCGTGCTCAAGCAGCGCCAGAAGATCGAGAATTGGAAGGAGGAGATTCGCGCGGGCAAGATCCCGTCCCCGAGCGATCCGATGGACCAGAACCGCTGGCGTTGACCGTGCCGCGCCCCGATTGCCTCGCCCCAGCTCACCCTCGCAAAACCGATGGACCTGCCGCAAATCCTGCTTGTTCTGCTCGTGCTTAACGTGGTGGCGGACGTCGCCTGCCGCCGCGGCGCATCCGAGCCATGGGCCAAGCCCCTTTGCCTGGGCGCGATCGTGGACCTGACGCAGCACAAAGTGGACGGGCTGGCGGGGATCGTGGTGTTGCCCGGCACGCTGCTCGCTGGCGCGCTGCTGTGGTTCGTATACCTCTACCGGTCCCGGCTCTCCCGCCGTCCCCCGCCGCGCTAGTTTCGCCGCCCGGCGCCCTGGCGCCCTCCGCGTTCAATTACCGCGACCAATACCGTGGCTGTCTCATGAAGCTCCACCGTGGCCGGCTACACCCTCTGTCAAAGCAGTAACCTCACCTTGGCCAATTGGACTGTGGCCGGCACCGCCCCCACGGACGACGGGACCAACAAGACCTTGCCCCTCGATCGCCCGGCCCCCAGCCAGTTCTTTCGTCTGCAATCCTTCGCCCCGCAATCCGGCTGGGCCAGCGACGGAAGGGCCGCCAACCGCGCTTGCCGAACTCGGCTTCGCCTGCCTTAAACGGCAGCCACCAGGCACAACCATTACGCTTTCGCGGTCAACGCTCACGCCGCCGGGGCGGCGAATTGACGCACGTGCCCAGCCGATGACTTTCCGCCTTGCGCGCCCCGGCTCTTTGCTCATTCTTTAGCGGATGGCCGAACAGAAGATTTCAGAGGTGCTGGCGAAGCCCGACGCTGCGCTGGAGATGACGCTGCGCCCCTCGCTCTTTTCAGAGTTCACCGGCCAGCTCAAAGTGAAAGAGCGCCTCGAAATTACCGTCGCCGCCGCCAAACAGCGTCACGAGGCCATTGATCACATCCTCTTCAGCGGCCCGCCCGGCCTCGGCAAGACCACGCTGGCCCACATCCTCGCCAAGGCCATGGGCGCTAATCTTAAGGGCACCAGCGGCCCGACGATCGAGAAAGCCGGCGACCTGGCCGGCCTCCTGACCAATCTGGAGGAGGGGGACGTCCTGTTCATTGACGAGATTCACCGCTTGCAGAAGACCATCGAGGAATACCTCTACCCCGCCATGGAAGACTTCAAGCTGGATATCATCATTGACCAGGGGCCCAATGCCCGCAGTGTCCGTCTTAACTTGCCCCGCTTCACGCTCATTGGCGCGACCACCCGCAGCGGGTTGCTCACCGCGCCCTTGCTCACGCGGTTTCCCATTCGCGAGCGGCTTGACTACTACCACGCCGACGACCTCCAACAAATCGTGACCCGCTCCGCCCGGCTGCTGAACGTTGAGATTGACAGCCAAGGCGCGCGGGAAATTGCCCGGCGCAGCCGTGGCACCCCGCGCATCACCAACAACCTCCTCCGCCGCGTCCGCGATTATGCCCAAGTCAAGCACACCGGCCGCATCACCCCGGAGGTTGCCGACAAGGCCCTGGCCATGCTGGAAATTGACGAGAACGGCCTTGATGAGATGGACAAACGCATCCTGGAGACGGTGATCGTCAAGTTCGGCGGCGGCCCCGTCGGGGTCAGCTCGATGGCGGTCGCCGTTGGGGAGGAACCCGACACGCTCGAAGAAGTCTATGAGCCTTACCTGATCATGGAAGGCTACCTCAAACGCACTCCTCAAGGCCGCGTTGCCACGGAGCTGAGCTACAAGAAGCTGGGGCTGCGGGCGGCGGGAGGAAAGCAGCCCAGTCTGCTGTAGCTGTTCTCTTGCGCCGCTGGCATTACGATCCGAGAGCAGAAACGGGCCCATTTTAGCAAGCCCCGCCTGCCCAGGGGATAATGTGTTGGCAATCTACCGCCTCACGGAAGCCCGGGCTTGGTCGGCCAGGCCCGGGAAAACAAACTGAGGAACGCCTAAACAAAGTGCGCGCTGAAGCGTCTTCCTGCAAGACAGCGGCTGGCGTTGCCGTATAGACAAAGGAATCAGTGAAGACAAGAGACCATGCGGAAGAATGGATTCCGACGCGGCAAAGCCTCCTGACTCGGCTAAAGAACTGGGATGACCAGGAAGGCTGGCGCGAGTTCTTCGAGACTTACTGGCGGCTCATCTACGGGGTGGCGCGCAAGGCGGGCTTGAACGACGCGGAAGGGCAGGAGGTGGTCCAGGAGACGGTAATCGCCATCGCCAAGAAGATGAAGAAGGGCGCGTTCAAGTACGACCCGGCGCGCGGCAGCTTCAAGGCCTGGCTGCTCACCCTCACGCAGTGGCGCATCAGCGACCAGCTCCGCAAGCGCCAGCAGGTGGCCAGCCGCCATCCCGATCTGGCCGCGAAGACGGATCTGATGGAGACCGCACCGGATTCAGCAGCCGAAGCGCGGCTCTCCCAGCATTGGGATGCCGAGTGGCAGAACAACTTGCTCCAGGTCGCTCTGGAGAAGGTCAAGTCCCGCGTCTCCGCGCGCACGTTTCAAATCTTCCAGCTCCACGTGGTGAAAGATTGGCCGGTAGAAAGGGTGGTCCAGACCGTTGGCGTCGGCCGCGCCCAAGTCTATCTCGCCAAGCACCGCGTCTCGGCCCTGGTCCAGAAGGAAGCGGCCAGACTCCAAAAGCGTTTCGCCTGGCACTGATGCCCGCCCTCCACAGCCCACGACTTGCCATGACTCAGCCACCTCGCCAACCTCCAGAGACGCGCG belongs to Candidatus Paceibacterota bacterium and includes:
- a CDS encoding DUF4476 domain-containing protein is translated as MSFSFLRFLGLLAANFIDVNSQARIAVEPLHNMKLINHLGCALLLCLTQFSTAAEPMRLDDTEFQRKFRTCKNERDDAERHRRFSEMARAYRLTSLQVKAITQSMRNDDARLEFATAAFPRTLDPENFYEVYDAFDTFSKVMRLHDRVRPIERQAAPIGYVPPLVDKEEFGGIVKSLRGESFDNTRTQVARQIFTTSRGLFLSAQVKQILDLFDFEQNKLAMAKLAYEFTFDKEKYYLVNEAFGFENSKTELSRYIEESNKKKTPRPANRVNP
- the ruvB gene encoding Holliday junction branch migration DNA helicase RuvB; its protein translation is MAEQKISEVLAKPDAALEMTLRPSLFSEFTGQLKVKERLEITVAAAKQRHEAIDHILFSGPPGLGKTTLAHILAKAMGANLKGTSGPTIEKAGDLAGLLTNLEEGDVLFIDEIHRLQKTIEEYLYPAMEDFKLDIIIDQGPNARSVRLNLPRFTLIGATTRSGLLTAPLLTRFPIRERLDYYHADDLQQIVTRSARLLNVEIDSQGAREIARRSRGTPRITNNLLRRVRDYAQVKHTGRITPEVADKALAMLEIDENGLDEMDKRILETVIVKFGGGPVGVSSMAVAVGEEPDTLEEVYEPYLIMEGYLKRTPQGRVATELSYKKLGLRAAGGKQPSLL
- a CDS encoding sigma-70 family RNA polymerase sigma factor: MKTRDHAEEWIPTRQSLLTRLKNWDDQEGWREFFETYWRLIYGVARKAGLNDAEGQEVVQETVIAIAKKMKKGAFKYDPARGSFKAWLLTLTQWRISDQLRKRQQVASRHPDLAAKTDLMETAPDSAAEARLSQHWDAEWQNNLLQVALEKVKSRVSARTFQIFQLHVVKDWPVERVVQTVGVGRAQVYLAKHRVSALVQKEAARLQKRFAWH